A region from the Mucilaginibacter sp. CSA2-8R genome encodes:
- a CDS encoding TetR/AcrR family transcriptional regulator codes for MASKERIARLKEETRINILDAALQIVKQEGWQALSLRKIADVIEYTAPIIYEYFANKEAILLELTRKGFLLLDRELQQAKAEHRSPAKQLEAMWLAYWNFAFDNKELYQVMFGVSTNCCCELVNQLPEAELPWDAFTPAIGELMHIEDMDSDVICTKYYTFWSVVHGLISINILGRNSSDDINRQVLRDAITGIIRSITP; via the coding sequence ATGGCAAGTAAAGAACGTATAGCACGCTTAAAAGAAGAAACCAGGATTAACATTCTGGATGCCGCCCTGCAAATTGTAAAGCAGGAAGGATGGCAGGCTTTGAGCTTACGCAAAATTGCCGATGTTATTGAATATACCGCCCCTATCATTTACGAATATTTTGCGAACAAAGAAGCCATACTGCTGGAACTTACACGCAAAGGCTTTTTATTATTAGACCGCGAACTACAACAGGCCAAAGCCGAGCACCGCTCACCGGCAAAACAGTTAGAAGCCATGTGGCTGGCTTACTGGAATTTTGCTTTTGATAACAAAGAACTGTACCAGGTGATGTTTGGGGTATCTACTAATTGCTGTTGCGAATTAGTGAACCAGTTGCCCGAGGCCGAACTACCGTGGGATGCATTTACACCTGCTATTGGCGAGTTAATGCATATTGAGGATATGGACTCGGATGTAATATGTACCAAGTATTATACTTTCTGGTCGGTAGTACATGGGCTAATCTCTATCAATATTTTAGGCCGCAATTCTTCGGACGATATTAACCGTCAGGTATTGCGTGACGCTATAACCGGTATTATCAGATCTATCACGCCATAA